The sequence aacataaggtgaccagaggtaaccaaatctaatatctgcataaggtgaccagaggtaaccaaatccaatataaacataaggtgaccagaggtaaccaaaatcaatattaacataaggtgaccagaggtaaccaaaaccaatataaacataaggtgaccagagataaccaaatcaaatataaacataaggtgaccagagataaccaaatccaattttaacataaggtgaccagagataacaaaatctaatatatgaataaggtgaccagaggtaaccaaatctaatatatgaataaggtgaccagaggtaaccaaatctaatatatgaataaggtgaccagaggtaaccaaatctaatatatgaataaggtgaccagaggtaaccaaatccaatataaaaaAGGTGACCAGAAATAACTAAACCCAATATTTACCTAAGGTGaacagagataaccaaatccaatattaacataaagtGACCAGGggtaaccaaatctaatatatgaaaaaggtgacaagagataaccaaatccaatattaacataaggtgaccagaggtaacaaaaaccaatataaacataaggtgaccagaggtaaccaaatccaatataaacataaggtgacaAGAGATAaacaaatccaatattaacattaGGTGACAAGAGGTAACaaaaaccaatataaacataaggtgatcagaggtaaccaaatccaatataaacataaggtgaccagagataaccaaatccaatatttacATAAGGTGACCCGAGATAACCAAATTTAATAGTAACATGAAGTTACCAGAGATAATTCAATCtaatatatgaataaggtgCTTAGGGGTttccaaatccaatattaacataaggtgaccagtggtaaaaaaatcaaatataaacaaaaggtgaccagagataaccaaatccaatataaacataaggtgaccagagataaccaaatccaatattaacataaggtgaccagaggtttccaaatctaatatatgaataaggtgaccagaggtaaccaaatccaatattaacttaaggtgaccagaggtaaccaaatctaatTTACGAATAAGGTGACCAGACGTAACCAAatcaaatatatgaataaggtCACCAGAGGTAACCGACTCGGATATctgaataaggtgaccagagataaccaaatcaaatattaacataagatgaccagaggtaaccataaccaatacaaacataaggtgaccagagataaccaaatccaatattaacataaggtgaccagaggtaaccaaatctaatatctgcataaggtgaccagaggtaaccaaatccaatataaacataaggtgaccagaggtaaccaaaatcaatattaacataaggtaaccaaaggtaaccaaatccattataaacataaggtgaccataggtaaccaaatccaatataaacatcaggtgaccagagataaccaaatctaatatatgaataaggtgaccagaggtaaccaaatcaatatttacataaggtgaccagaggtcaccaaatctaatattaacataaggtgaccagaggtcaacAAATCCAATATATTAATAAGGTGACCAGAAGTTACCCCATTCTAGCATATAAAGTCCAACAGAGGTTTTACCAAAAACGATTGCAACTTTTAAGTTCAAAAAGAATAATAGTTGcagcattatataaacatagtgTATGTTTCCATCATATTAAAGGTTTGATACAATAAATCAAATACATACATACCACTCTCATCTACATTTTCTTGGGACTTCTGAAAAAAGATTGCCTTCTAGTCTGtgatttgaacatttaaaaaaaatcgtgtcATCACAAATGACAAATCATGCAAAatgaatgaaacaaatattttgctttgaatgaccaaatcaaatattaacataagatgaccagaggtaaccaaaaccaatataaacataaggtgaccagaggtaaccatatccaatataaacataaggcgaccagagataaccaaatctaatattaacataaggtgaccagaggtaaccaaatcaatattaacataaggtgaccagaggtcaccaaatctaattaatattaacataaggtgaccagatgTCACCAAATCCAATATATTAATAAGGTGACCAGAAGTTACCCCATTCTAGCATATAAAGTCGAACAGAGGTTAACAAATCCCATTTCTGGTTAAGATGACCACatgtaatcaaattaaatatttgtgtaagGTAATCAGTAAAATGATTTGTTCAATCCAGCCTAAGTGGCCATTTTACCAGAAACGATTGCAAGTTTTAAGTTCAAAAAGAATAATAGTTGcagcattatataaacatagtgTATGTTTCCATCATATTAAAAGTTTGACACAATAAATCAAATGCAAACATACCACTCTCATCTACATTTTCTTGGGACTTCTGAAAAAAGATTTCCTTCTAGTCTGAGATTtgaacatttagaaaaaaatcgtGTCATCACAAATGACAAATCATGCAAAATGAATGAACCAATATTTTGCTTTGAATGACTTAATTAAACTTAAGTTTGTGTTATTCATTGTATTCAATTGCTCggtatgttaattttattgacaGATAATACAGACGTTGACAGGATTTAGATCTAGGGTATATTGCTAAATAGAAAGAAGAattgtctatttttagttttctatttttagaactacAATATTACTACACAGAGAGTACTATTTATAGGGTGACCAGTGGGCACCGTTCAGCGTAACTATTATCCTTGTGCATACGATTATAAACAAGGGCTCTGTGACGGGCATCTTATAATATccgtgttttaaagattttaacgATATCAAGCTAGTCTAGTTCAAACTATAATCACGTGGTACAAttctcatttacatattatgaatattaattcGCAAAAGCAGTACTAATTTCTTGCTATGTTGGATAAAGAATACTTTGTTTTTGACCTTGAGCCGCCATTAAatgaaatgctaaaattgaaagagaaGAATTGTTTTCAACCTGTctggaaaaaaatccatagttCCCCCTCCCAGAAACAAAAGGGTTGCTGCATTCAAACAATCTCTTTCAGAGTATCATTTTGATCAATCTTACTATTCAAAGTATTATCATTCTGACATGAAGTGTGACTTAATTTTGACTTGTGAtctaaaacataaacataaaatatcttaattgtTGAGTTAGCCCCCAGAAACTGCTCtgaaatacttttatataaatataaaaatgcatagtttttttaatgttattatttttttcacatagaaaaagaaaatattactgagtctattttaatcttattcattttcaatttcatgatTAGCACCATTTATTTATTGGTTTagtgtgttattttttataatttgagttCATTCATTAgaactataacatgtataacttgCATGAAATCAATGAGACTACatgtattgttatatttagtTTGTTCATACAAGGATTGCAAACTAatttccttttatttaaaataatgaagattttacattCAGAATACTTTCATTATGATCTCTTTTAAGTTGAAATGAAAAAGGTAGGACCAACTTGCAAGTGTCAGTAATGAAAAGGAACTCCtgtttttttaatcattctaataataatctttatttgccatataagtaacattatacttgtgacataaacaaaattaacaacaataaaataactgagTTGAACACACACATGGGCGTAACATTGATTGTCTTATGTACGCTGATGACATTATTGTATTATCAAACActaatagtccagtcaaactaagatttaacctcaaactaattgaaacagaaaatgttttagttctaatctaaaGCATTATGCCCgctatatacacagaaaaaagtcccataaaatctaacttgaggaaaactttaataaacatttttaatttcctatggaaattaacactGGAAGGGGAGATTACTCCtgcaaaaatgagtcttttttggtcagtttttggtcgtttttcttgaaatttatgtataaaagtatgatactttgatggggttataagtttgtatttgactaaataatataatatcCTGCTCATTAAATGTACAAAACTgaagtgttatgggtagttttgtttttttcatgcatttttcattcaagaaattgcaaatttgaagctttgtgaccattttgaaaaaataatgtgaaaatttggtattgtttatatctgtatattatattttttcagcaacttacttatctaaagaatttttaaaccacaaaaagaagaatacatgctcaattatttttgattaaatttgcgattctttaccttgacatgttgaaaaatctaataaatggtcaactaataatgacgaaatctagattaaagcttgataaaaaatatgaaaacatctttagagttgtttgttatactctaaagactgctaaaaaaaatcaagaagcaatacattctgatgaatagaagcggtaaagttataattttgtatatattttaatttatatttctgccttttttacaagagttatctcccttttcaatgcaaatctccataggaattttaaatggtgatatTAATAGTCTTCCTCATGTTAGATTTTTTGGGACTTTTTTCTACGTATACTGgtggtataatgctaaagattaaaacttaaaaatcttctgttgcaattactttcagattagggtcaaatttatgctagattgactggactatacAGAAGGTCTTCAAAACCGACTTGATATATTGCATACTTATTGTATTGACTGGTGTCTAGATGTAAACTTGtccaaaacaaaagttttaattttgaacaagCCTGGAATTTTTTTTGAAGGaatcattttatttagataaagaGGCTATAGAATGtgttaataaatgtaaatatttaggGATAGTCTTTACTTCTAGTGGTCTTTTTCAACAGGGGAAAGAAGAGCTATTCAAAAAATCCTTAAAGGCAAAatctaaattacaaaaatccaTGTCAGCTTGTATTCCAAGTATTGATACTGCAATTCATTCAtatgatcacaaaataaaaccaattttattaaattgtagTGAAATCTGGGgttcatttaaaattaactCTGCTGCATGCAAGAAAAAAAGTGATTATCTTTTTGAATTAATCTACATAAATgattatttagaaaaatcaCATTTCAGATATTTAAAGTATATTCTTGGTGTAAATGAGAAAGCCTCAAATTTAGCAGTGTTATCAGAGGTTGCAAGATTtcctctttatttttctttcattatatCTATGGTAAAATATGTACACAGGCTTAACAAGTTGGACAAAGGTCTACTTTATGATGcttatgtttgtaataaaattgtatGTACAGAAAACATCAATTGTTGGTATTCATCTATGCAATATGTACTTCTGTCACTTGATATACAAAACTTAGATACAAAgctcaataaattaatcaaatttgtaaaatgtaaactttgtaatagttttaaaacattttggttGGTCAAAAGATCTGAAACCTTATCACAAGGTAAtagtaaattagaaaattatttcAACCTCAAGACTGACTTTGTAAAGGAGgcttagaatcatattcaaaacagtgtggtcctggccattgattgacgatctaaattatcccattgactgggacagattaggtgaacttttgtctgtaacgacaattgctcacttcttacttattattgaattaaaactgtggggtcaccaaaggttcttaacgcctctaataataaaagaattcgaaaaattattcaggaatttAGGATTATCTATTGCCATggcattaaaaagttttatacgTAAAACATTATCAATTTGACAGTGGGGGAGAAAGTCATTTTCATCTTCTAAGGTTGTACACGTTGGAcatgttcaaaatatatttaataagattatttttaataatatccaCATGTAAATAACAGCATATGATGCATGATATAAGAATAGTTTGTTCATGATATCATGATAGTGTCAAACAAAGGGACGTAACTCGTGAATTACCGTCGGCCCTGCTTTGTCAGAAATATCGACACATCGAAGTGGCACATTTGCGTATCTTAGCATACTAGCTGGCACAAATTTGACATATCATAGTCCAAGTTATGGtacataacataatttaaattcaaCATAGCTTCCCGAGAagttaagaaagaaaattacgattttaattttttgtgacCAATTTTTTTCGTCAACACCTTGACTTTGAAGACACATTTTGAGAGAACAAAAATGAGTTTAATCCATAATTGAATTGACTTATATATGTCTTATATACTCAAGAATGTTCACTtgaattgaaatttgttttaattaatgcAAAAAACTGCAAATTCCAAAAACGAAATGGAGTCAAACCGGGGTCAGCTTTCAGACTGTAAAATAACGTCGAAATACACTTTCTGAATGACGTTTTATCGAAGTCGCTTGTTGTTAAACGAACTTATGGATTTATGTTTGTCACGAATGTTCCCCCATTCGTTTTTACCTCTTTTAAGCATtccctacatgtatatattttcatatattattgGTTTCTATAACTACTGTTTCTTTATAGGGATAAATActgataaataaatttctagcgttttatttcattaatacaTTCTAAAACATTTAAGTGATTCGAATGACATAGTTTGCGATTACTTCCGAACAAATATAGACCAATGACGCAGCAGGTAAAACCGCTTTCCTGTTCACAAGACGATATTAAAAAGGCGAGTTCGTTTTGTTGTAATATAGACCACCAAACACAGGTGTTCCCGCAGGGAGTAAAGATCCACAAGAATCCGTTGTGTCAATGAGTAACgtttccatatttttctttacCTTTGAGCATGTAGTACTCCTCATTGTCGTCAGTATATAACGCAACTAATTGACTAACCGAAACTAATTCTTGGAACATTTCACTGGCTTAAGTGgcttcatgtggaccctatggctaaaatggccgtattttaacatcaaaatttactctgagaATAGACAAACCTGCGCATCTGTAAAAAATTTCAGGCAttgcatgccctagataaatgaattttaagtaaGTTTTAtgtttgagaaaaataaaaaacttaccaggattttgccgttcactttttttcattcctccagaaggtgccaaaataaacaaagttgggaaacaggtttgagaacttccccacaggtaaaaattaaagtgagcaTTTTTGATTGACATGGACATAagatggacaatagatacctgacaataattggttatttaaactgtgtacctgagtggaccatatcaaggtaaactcaactgtttgttattttatcatcttctgcagagacgaaaaaaagtgtacggcaaaatccagttaagttgtgaattttcaaaatcatacaatgcatttgaattctatttgtctagggcatgctataccttaaattttttccagatgcacaggtttACCTGTACTCAGAGacaattttgaggtgaaaatacggccattttagctatagggtccacatgaaccttaaagaGAATTATTAATCCAGTCAAAATTTAATAATCACAGCTGAACTCGCcataactttttcaaacaaacacaCTTAATGTGTACATTGTGTTCAGATGCAAGGTGACATCGATGtgtagacaaaaataaaactacaatatataaaaatgccTTCCTTTTGGAATTTAGTTGAACCGGGGTTTCCTAAGGGGCGATAGAGCGttatacttttgttttgtttttttaaactttgagaTCATACGTATTACTAATGTTTTGTATAGTAAATACAATCTTTGTTAAActgtgaaaaaaagaagaaaaaatgataGACAATTTCGCATTATTTATAAACGACGATCAACGGGATTACGTAATTGTTAAACGACGGCGGCCAATTTGACATGTCTtagtattattttcttttaataattaaatcCATGTTTGAAACATCGAAAGAAATCTATTTCTGACCCTAATGGCAAGTTTGAATAAGAAAccaaaataaaaggaaaacttCCAAATTTGCGCCAATGTTTTTTTCCCCGAGAAAATTATGCATTTCAGAATGACGTGTTTTGATAGTGTAGTAGCACTTTCTAGGGCTTAATAAACACAATACTTTTGTTGAAGGTGGTTCCTTTTATTTCTGGACTACTTTTAggataatacaaatatatataaaagtaccctaaaaaataaataaatagtaagACTCTGACCGTTAATCAAATAATAATCTGGTACATAGGTTTCTATCCATGTAATAAGATCAACAAATGTTTTACtatcagaaatataaataaaactgttcTGCATGTATTTACAACAATATGCTTATATTGTTGAGCGTAACTGACAAAGTCTAGTACATATGCACATAACGACtagtattaaataaacaagTCTAATATACGAAAATTAACTAAAGCGGTTaacacaaattttaacaaaGCAAATTAACAAAACTAAAAGCAATAGCTGCATGCTGTATGAATGCCTTAAGCATAAAAtagcaacaaacaaaaatacgaacattacaaaaataacaCTTAGCTCACCTCGCATGAGGTGCAAAGGCCTCCTgatttatatctatggaaatatagattcttacattgataccagtggattatcagatttatccaatcgagatagttaaattatcaattttaaagtccgagccgcttCGGcaaggactttaaaatttataatttaactatcgagattggataaatccgataatccacgagtaaatatgtaagaatctgtttctcttatgattaaaaagacattttctttttttgttaatcaaaaatccccttcgagtgcctttcacattgcacgaagttgtcaatttcattaacacctgttatcaaattttgattcatccagttagctaaaaaggtcatgaacCTTAAAATCATCACATggtcttttgagatcaccagcaaccacacgttgattaaatttttttatacattgggttaggaaagggataaatttccatagaattagagaaattgATTTACATCATCCCAGGATTACATAAAATATAcctttataacaaataaacaaattgtaatCCATGTTTTACTGTAATAAAGCACCTGTTTACGATTTGTACTCTTAGctaaaataatcaatcaatacacGTAACTgttattatgtttatatctttacctttaaaagtatttaacaCATCCATTCCGGAACACTCGAATTCTCATACAATGTGTATTAGATTAATAATTTACCAAATTAGTTAAAGGtactttatttatgaaaatatgaaaataacgtCTCTTAAACAATTTAATCAAACAGATAATACTTTACTGTACTTTATCTATTTGATATCGTTTTAAAGATTTCATCTCGCATTCAACATTTACACATCGGCCTTTTCATTCTAAACAGTCATTCTgggtaaaataataaatatctggACTTTTAACGTGTAATTAGTAATAGAGAAATATAACTGACCTGAATATCATGGAATAGAGAGAAAACTAAGAACGAATATAGGTTCAAACTTAGAATTACATCAAGCACGTATCAATATGTCCACCAGaatatagaaaagtgataaccagcataaaagaaaaaaagaaataaagcgCCAAAATATAATGACCAATAGAAATAAAGAAAGTGTGCGGTCCACCGAAGCATAAAAAgaaaacctttgaaaaaaactaGTCAAACCAAAGTTACCCAAACCAGTAGAAAATGTCGTATGTCAATAAGTCCAACTGTCAAATACGtagataaaatgaacaaagcATATATATGAACTAATCAACTAATTACAATCTGTAATTAGTATACTATACCCTTAATTACCCAATATAAAtcatatcatatacaaaatataacacaataaactaaatataaaaatatacacaattacTGTAAAACCTATAAAATACAGTCTACCACATACTCCCCCCGGCTGTCAAATGACGTTTCGTCATTTCTCGGCTGACGGTGTCTTGACAATGTCGAGTATGGTCTTTGCTGCTTCCGACTGCAAATCCCGGAATAGATGTGTTCCAGCCAACTATGTAATAAACTGGACCTTCTTGTACCACTCGCTGTCACTAACTGGTGTACCAACTGACTTGGATAAATCGAATTTTCCAGATCTCATCCAGGCTGGTTGCTGTCTCTCTCTAGTAGACCGCCTAACTGGTTCAGGTGAAGATGCTGTAGAAGCTTCATCAGGACTATCCTCCTGCTGACTTTCTTCACTACTGACTGTCGAAGCGCTTCTAATAACACTCTGTTTCTGTCCCTTCTGCTTCCGTATCTGTAGCTTCCTGGGAATGGGCGTCCCCGTCAGAATCAGAATCCTCTGTTGTATCGGTCACAGTAGAGTCATCGTGCTGTTCCTCAGTGATGGTAGTGTCACTGCTAGCATCATGCTCCACTATCACAAGCTCAAGTGGCTCCTCATCAGACGATTCATCCGAATGTACCCCTTGGCTCTCCGGTCTAGTAGATGTGGCAGGTGTGGTTTGTTTCTTCAATCTTGGTTTTGGTACGGGTTTTTCTCTCTGTACTGGTGGTTCAGTGTCTGTCAGATATCCGATTGGTAGTAAGTGATTCATATGTAGGTTTCTGTTCCTTCCCTCACCATTTTCCTTCTGTACAGTAAACACTGGTATATCCGCATTAGGCTGAACAAGTACGGTGTAAGGGTCATGCTCCCACTTGTCTGCTAGCTTATGTTTTCCTTCTCCAAATGCAACTATCTTGACTAGATCACGGTCGCCTTTCTGTATTGTAGCTCCACGGACTTTGGTGTCATAACCTTCCTTCTGTCTAAGTTGAGACTTCTTGGAGGCTTCCGAAGCAACTGTGTAGGCGTGGTCTAGTCTGTTTCCGGTCCTCTGTTGCATCTTTCCTCAAACCAAATGCAATGTCCACTGGTAGTCTTGGGTTCCGGCCGAACATCAAATAGTACGGTGAGTAGCCGGTGGAATCACGCCTGATGCAGTTGTACGCATGAACGAGTGGTCCAACGTAAGCTTTCCAGTTCCTCTTTTGCTGTGGCTCTAATGTTCCTAGCATTCCAAGTAGTGTGCGGTTAAATCTCTCGCACATACCATTACCCTGCGGATGATAGCTAGTAGTGCGAGTCTTCTTCATTCCTGTCAAGTTACAGAGTTCCTTTATGACTTTTCACTCGAAATTCGCTCCCTGATCTGTGTGTATCCTCTCAGGTATCCCGTAATGAACAATGCAGTGGTTCAAGAATGCCTCGGCTGTTGTTCTTGTCGTCTGGTTTCTGGTTGGAATAGCTTGGGCGAATCTGGTGGAATGATCAGTGATCACAAGGATGTGTTGCAGTCCTCCTTTAGATGGCTCCAGTGTCAGGTAATCCATACATACAAGTTGCAGAGGTGAAGTAGTCTCTATGCTAACTAGTggtgctctatggttgggtaaTACCTTCCTTCTGGTGCATCGTCCACAGTGTGCAATAAAATCTTCCACATCCTTGGCCATACCAGGCCAGTAAAACCGGTCTCTCAGTAGTGACAAAGTCCTGTCCTTTCCTGGATGACCCATGTCTGTGTGTAAAGCCTGTAGTACGGTGCTGATATGTGGTGCCGGCAAAACCAGTTGTTGTTTCATACCATCATCGGTCTCTACTTGACGATATAGTATTCCCTCGATGATCTTGAGGTGGTGATACTGTCGCTTCAGTATGCTATACCCTTTTGCTGGTTTTTGTTCTTTCTGCACCATATCTATCCAGTTTTTCACCATAACATCCTGACTCTGTACTTGCTTCCAATCAATGATATCAGATGTTGCGGTTCCAGTTCATATTTCCTCCCCTGCAATTACATCAGATGTCATTGCCAGACACTCAACATACGGTGCTAAGCTTGCTGACTGGCATATAGTCTTCACAGACTCCATGGTGATGGGTAATCGACTCAAGGCATCAGCGTCTCCGTTGTTCTTTCCTGGACGGTACTGTATGGTGAATTCAAATGCTGCTAAACCAGCTAACCATCGATGTCCCGTGGCATCTAACTTGGCTGTAGTTAGTACATACGTCATCGGGTTGTTGTCAGTAAGGACGGAAAATCTGGTTCCATACAAGTAGTCCCTGAACATATCAACTATGGCCCACTTCTAGCTTGTGTGGCGGGTAGCTCTTCTCTGACTTGGTGAGTCCCCTGCTGGCATAGCTGATGACTCTCTCCTGTCCATGTTGTTCCTGGTACAGGACTGCTCATAAACCGGTTCCTGAAGCATCAGTATGTAGCTCATACGGAAGGGTCCTGTCTGCATATCCTAGAATAGGAGCTGAAGTAAGATGTTGTTTCAATATGGTGAATGCTCTATCTTCATAATCTCCCCAATGCCAATCTTTCTGTGGTTTCGGTTTACCTTTGCCTTCTTTTTCCCACTAGGTGTGGGCATGAGATCTGTTAGTAGTCTGCTGATCTGGCTAAAGTTCCGTATAAAGCGGCGATAATACCCAACAAATCCCAGAAATCGTCTTACGTCCTCTGGTGTAGTAGGGGTTGGCCATGTGGTGACTTTGTCGGTTTTTGCTGGATCGATTTCTACTCCAGATTCAGATACAATGTGGCCGACAAACTTTACCTTCCTCTTGAAGAATGAACACTTCTTCGGTGCCAAATTCAGATGTGCTTGACGTATCCGCTCCAATACTAGCTCTAGGTTGTGTAGATGTTCCTCATATGTCTTGCCAAATGCAGTAATGTCATCTATGAATACACAGCAGATTCTAAGGTGATACTCTGCTAAGCAGTTCTCCATCAGTCTTTGATAGGTGGCTGGACTGTTGGTAAGTCCAAACGGCATCCTGTTATATTCGTAGAAGCCTAATGGTCCAACGGTGAATGCTGTGCGCTCCTTGTGTGGCTCGTATATACCTACCTGATAATATCCAGACTTCATGTCCATTGTACTAAAACACGTACTCCCACCAAGACAATCAAGAAGCTCCTCTATTCTTGGAAGACTGTAGCTATCTTTTTTGCTGATGTTGTTCAGTTGACGATAATCAACGCACAGTCTCAGGCTGTTGTCCTTCTTCCTCACCAAGACTTACGTTGGATGCAAACGGACTGCGTGAAGGTCTAATGATCCCAGCATCAAGTAACTGTCGAAGGTAAGCTCTAACTTCGTCATAGGCTGAAGGTGGTATACTCCTATTTCTCTGT is a genomic window of Mytilus trossulus isolate FHL-02 chromosome 1, PNRI_Mtr1.1.1.hap1, whole genome shotgun sequence containing:
- the LOC134684155 gene encoding uncharacterized protein LOC134684155, whose protein sequence is MQQRTGNRLDHAYTVASEASKKSQLRQKEGYDTKVRGATIQKGDRDLVKIVAFGEGKHKLADKWEHDPYTVLVQPNADIPVFTVQKENGEGRNRNLHMNHLLPIGYLTDTEPPVQREKPVPKPRLKKQTTPATSTRPESQGVHSDESSDEEPLELVIVEHDASSDTTITEEQHDDSTVTDTTEDSDSDGDAHSQEATDTEAEGTETDEESQQEDSPDEASTASSPEPVRRSTRERQQPAWMRSGKFDLSKSVGTPVSDSEWYKKVQFIT